One genomic segment of bacterium includes these proteins:
- the gmk gene encoding guanylate kinase gives MNHKPFVVVISAPSGTGKTTVLSEVKKLEPNLFYSVSVTTRSPRPNEIDGVDYKFISKEEFERMIEKGELLEWAKVFGGEYYGTPRGPVMEALKAGKDVIMDLDIQGRNSLEKIFGKDLVSIFLLPPSFDELKRRLSLRKTESEEELAERLERAKIELRWAERYEYWVVSGSVTEAAMNIIHIIHAERMRRERVIFNIDL, from the coding sequence ATGAATCATAAACCCTTTGTAGTTGTTATTTCCGCTCCTTCGGGCACTGGAAAGACCACAGTCCTGAGTGAAGTGAAGAAGCTGGAACCCAATCTTTTTTACTCTGTTTCGGTGACAACAAGGTCCCCTCGTCCCAATGAGATAGATGGGGTTGATTACAAGTTCATATCGAAGGAGGAATTTGAAAGGATGATAGAAAAGGGGGAACTTTTAGAGTGGGCAAAGGTTTTCGGAGGCGAGTACTACGGGACTCCGAGGGGACCGGTAATGGAGGCTTTAAAGGCAGGTAAAGACGTAATAATGGATCTGGATATACAAGGAAGAAACTCTTTGGAAAAAATTTTTGGTAAGGATTTGGTCTCCATTTTCCTTTTGCCACCTTCTTTCGACGAGCTTAAGAGAAGGTTGAGTTTGAGGAAAACAGAGAGCGAAGAAGAACTTGCTGAAAGGCTTGAAAGGGCTAAGATAGAACTCCGATGGGCTGAACGTTATGAATACTGGGTCGTAAGTGGCTCAGTTACAGAAGCTGCAATGAATATAATTCACATTATTCATGCTGAGCGTATGAGAAGAGAAAGAGTGATATTTAATATTGACCTATGA
- a CDS encoding WD40 repeat domain-containing serine/threonine-protein kinase, protein IYTKGYAAPQQKQGYSSPSTDLYSLGIVAIEILTGLTPEKFKDEETGIVDYSVIKDLSVELRDFLTRMTKPSPTDRFKNAAEAKSALEVIEKIRTLRDIKINQYKGKIGEKERKEIIDMAHKLGIPSDIINKVIDEEKHKATSRPTSPASVAATSPFVTRLSMASQTGTVTTIKMLGKVQAHQGAAIKVIFSPKGDMMITAGLDGIVKVFGTTEWERKISLKATTEEDAITDIKVSPNSQFLVVSAKSGSVKFYETVGWARVSTVKMQNDEISEVAFSHDSRFLFAGGYENIISIFDLIKIEKLGALTGHSTWISCLEHSPKAPILVSGSWDGTVIIWDTSNLKQKLAVKEHLGQVKKIKFANSGRFFVTVGNDGRVSIWDSNTLNAIKKYQISEDSRNIVDMAITPDEKHLLIALESRLFVLELESLEKKTEIDLQSRRCTSISIFPQKNYFATSDVDGMIKLWKLAGLS, encoded by the coding sequence ATATATACAAAGGGCTACGCAGCTCCACAACAAAAGCAAGGATATTCAAGCCCATCAACAGATCTTTATTCCTTAGGAATCGTAGCCATTGAAATACTGACAGGCTTAACCCCTGAAAAATTTAAGGACGAGGAAACGGGCATAGTAGATTATTCAGTGATTAAAGATTTGAGTGTGGAGCTTAGGGACTTCCTCACGCGAATGACGAAACCATCGCCCACTGATAGATTCAAAAACGCGGCAGAGGCCAAAAGTGCCCTCGAAGTAATTGAAAAAATAAGAACTTTGAGAGATATAAAGATTAACCAATACAAGGGGAAAATTGGAGAAAAGGAACGAAAAGAAATCATAGATATGGCTCACAAACTGGGAATACCTTCAGACATCATCAACAAGGTAATAGACGAAGAAAAGCACAAGGCTACATCAAGACCTACGTCTCCAGCAAGTGTAGCGGCGACTTCTCCTTTTGTTACCAGACTTTCAATGGCCTCACAAACGGGAACCGTAACAACCATCAAAATGCTCGGAAAGGTCCAGGCTCACCAAGGTGCGGCAATTAAAGTGATTTTCTCACCCAAAGGCGATATGATGATAACAGCAGGACTGGACGGAATTGTTAAGGTCTTCGGAACAACTGAATGGGAAAGGAAAATATCGCTGAAAGCTACAACAGAAGAAGATGCCATAACCGATATAAAGGTATCTCCGAATTCTCAATTCCTTGTAGTATCGGCCAAAAGCGGGTCTGTAAAATTTTACGAAACTGTTGGCTGGGCACGTGTAAGTACGGTAAAGATGCAGAATGACGAAATCTCGGAAGTGGCTTTCTCTCATGACTCAAGATTTCTCTTCGCAGGTGGTTACGAGAACATAATCTCCATATTTGACCTCATTAAAATTGAAAAATTAGGAGCCTTGACAGGTCATAGTACATGGATAAGCTGCCTCGAACATTCACCCAAAGCGCCCATACTGGTTTCCGGCTCGTGGGACGGTACTGTAATAATATGGGACACTTCAAATTTAAAGCAAAAATTGGCAGTAAAAGAACACCTTGGGCAGGTAAAAAAGATAAAATTTGCCAACTCGGGTAGGTTTTTTGTAACGGTTGGTAACGACGGAAGAGTTAGCATATGGGATTCAAACACCTTAAACGCCATTAAAAAATATCAAATATCAGAAGATTCGAGAAATATTGTGGATATGGCCATAACCCCAGACGAAAAACACCTTCTTATCGCCCTGGAGAGTAGACTCTTTGTGCTTGAACTCGAATCCCTTGAAAAGAAAACTGAGATTGATCTCCAATCAAGAAGATGCACAAGTATAAGTATCTTTCCCCAGAAAAACTATTTTGCAACCAGTGACGTAGACGGTATGATCAAACTTTGGAAACTGGCAGGATTATCATAG